The stretch of DNA TATGTTTCAAACAAGTCCGCAGCCATACCCGCGCAGTCGCCCACGTTGTCGCCCACGTTATCCGCAATCACAGCTGGGTTGCGGGGGTCATCTTCCGGAATTCCGGCTTCAATTTTTCCAACCAAGTCTGCACCAACGTCCGCACCTTTTGTAAAGATACCACCGCCCAATCGTGCAAAGATGGAAATAAGAGATGCCCCAAAACTTAAAGCAACCAGGGCTTCCAAGAGAAGGCGTTGTTCAATGTTAATAGACAGAAGATAATGATAATACAAAGAAACACCCAGCAGCCCAAGCCCAACAACCAACATGCCGGTGATCGCACCGGATTTGAAAGCGATGTTAAGAGCCGGCGCCAATCCCGTTTTAGCCGCTTCTGCGGTGCGCACATTGGCACGAACAGAAACGTTCATCCCGATATACCCAGCAAGGCCGGAAAGGATAGAGCCGATGCCAAAGCCTAAAGCAACCAAGGGGGACAATAAATATCCCAAAATTAAAGCAACCACAACGCCAACCATGGCGATCGTGCTGTATTGACGATTCAGGTAAGCCTTGGCGCCTTCTTGAATGGCGCTTGAAATTTCTTGCATCTGTTTTGTGCCTGGGCTCGCGGCAAAGACACTGCGTCCTGCGACAAGCGCATAGAGCAAAGCCAATCCAGCACAGCTAAAAATAAGGGGAAAAGCATAGTCCATAGTCATAAAATTATCCTTCTATTCAGTTCGTTATCCAAAATAAGGGGCATGCCCCATTTGCACGCAGAATGCCAGATAAAATTTATTCACGCAACAGGTTCGATGATTAAATTGAATTTCATCAATAAAATTCATTCTCAGGGTAAAATACTCACCCTCTCTCTTTTGTCTTGATCACAAGGGCCTTCATCTGTCAAAAATAGAGAAACGGCCTTTAAAGAAAGAAGGGATGATAAAAATGGCAGGTCATTCGCAGTTTAAAAATATTATGTATCGCAAAGGCGCCCAAGACGCGAAGCGCGCCAAAATGTTTGCCAAGATTACACGCGAAATCATTGTTTCGGTACGCGGTGGCCTACCAGATCCCAACTCAAACCCCCGTCTTCGCGCCGCCCTTTCATCTGCTCGTGCTGCCAACATGCCCAAAGACAACATTGATCGCGCCATCAAGAAAGCTCTTGGGGGAGAAGATACAACCCATTATGAGGAAGTTCGGTATGAGGGTTTTGGCCCCGGCGGGACCGCTATCATTGTAGAAGGTCTGACGGACAATCGTAATCGAACCGTGTCGGATGTGCGCTCAGCTTTCACCAAATATGGCGGAACACTGGGTGAAACAGGCAGTGTGAGCTTCATGTTTGAGCGCATTGGGTTAATTCGTTACCCCGTTTCTGTGGGATCTTATGATGATGTGTTTGAAGCGGTTCTTGAAGCTGGCGCTGAAAATTTAGAGACCGAAGAGGAGGTCTACGAAATCACCTCTACGGTTGATTCCTTTGGTTCTGTCCGGGATTATTTGGGGCAAAAGTATGGGGATCCTTTGGAAGCAAAAGTGATCTGGCGCCCCACCACAACCGCGTCTTGTGATGAAGATGCGGCCCAAACCCTCCTGAAACTCATTGATGTATTGGAAGATAATGATGACGTTCAAAACGTTTATTCCAACGGAGAAATGAGCGACGAAGTTTTGAAAAAGCTGACCGCTTAAGATGACCAACACGGTCCGCATCTTAGGCCTCGATCCGGGCTTACGCACCACCGGTTGGGGGATTGTGGACAGCACCGGCAATCGGTTGGCTTATGTGGCTCACGGTGTTGCCAAATCTGATAGCGGCGATGACCTCGCCCCTCGTTTGTCTCAACTTTACCAAGAACTTCTCAAAATAATAGATCTCTACAGCCCCCATGAAGCTGCCGTTGAAGAAACCTTCGTGAACAAAAATCCTGCCTCCACCCTCAAACTTGGCATGGCCCGCGGCATTGTCCTTCTCGCTCCTGCCCAAGCAGGTCTTGTGGTGGGGGAATATGCCGCCAATCGCGTCAAGAAATCCATCGTTGGTGTGGGGCATGCGGATAAAAATCAAGTCGCGTTGATGGTTCAACGCTTGCTTCCCAGCTGCGGGGTAGTTTCGGCCGACGCTGCCGATGCTTTAGCCGTTGCCATCTGCCATGCTCATTATCGCGGGACTGCGGAGTTGATTGCACGGTCTGTGGCTGGTTAAGAAGACGGATTGTTCTAAAGTCACGAATTAAAGACTTCCAGAAATATACTTTAATATAGAATGAAAATTGATTATATTAACAAATTTCTGTATAAACGAAAAATAATCAAAAAATTTCATTTCAATGAACAAGGGACTACTTACTTATGAAAAAGAGACTACTAATTCTTATTTTAGGAATTTCCTTCACCCTTCAAGCTTTAGCCATGGAGAAAGAAAATTCGTTTCCAGAAAATGCAGAAGCGACTGGAATTCTTAGGAAGAGAGAGACAGATGATACGAAGAAAGACGAAGAAAACTTAGTAAAAGCTCCGAAACAAGTAAATAGTGGCTGGCCCTTAGATGACCTTTGTACACGGCACATCTTTAGACAGATGGGTAATTGGTATGCGAAACGTTTAATGACAGTATGTACCGAGTTCTTAAATGCGGCGCGGGCAGTTGTTTTTTCACGAACGACCAAATTGACATTAAAAAGAAACTCTTTCGCCTTTATGGTTTAACAATACTAGATGAGGAAGTCTTAGCTTACATAAATTCTTTTCCCCATCGCCGTTCTTTGACAATATCCGAGGAATGTTCTTCTTTACCAGCGCGCCATCAGACGAATGCTCTCTTATTAGGCCAATCTGAAGCGAGCCCCCTTCTGTTTGAACCCTATATTCAGATGTTCTTACCTCTCAGACACCTTGAGATTCATGATGCAACCGATTTTATGCTCCTCCAATTACAACAACGCTGTGTGAACCTAAGTTCCTTGATTCTCCATGGAGATGGGGTTGAGCGGTCTCATACCCTTACCTGTGATGCCTTTCAAAATTGGCAAGGACTGACGAGGCTTAAATTAATTGGGATCCGTGAAACGGGGAATCTCCTCAATAGCCCAAATTGCTTTCCAAGCTTGCGTACTTTAACCTTAGGAGACCCTCATGGACTCTGTCATTATGGGGTGGAAGATCACCTGCTCAATCGAGATGACCTGGGTGTCCTAACAAGTTGTCCGACCTTAGAAGTATTGAGATTCTATGCTAGTGGTTATTTTTTCAAACCCGAAACAATCCAAGGAAAGATCTCAGAATTCTGTCATCAAAATCCTCTGTGGGTGAATACGAGCTTCACATTTAGCTTTTTTTGCGCACCCCAAGAGTTTGTTGAGGAGGTATATGAGTGTCGTTTAAATCCAGCCCCCCTATACCTAACAGGAAATTCAAAAGATAGAGCGAAAGCTGATATTGGGGAAGATTTAGACTCTTATACGATCGAAAAGATTGAATATTGACGTCTCTTCTCTCCTTCACGAAATCTTAACAAGATCCCCTTATCCTTAAGAATATATGTCTTAAAGATAAGGAACTTGGTTGTGATTTTTGATGCCCATGATTTTGATGATCACGAGCAAGTTACATTTTGCTATGACAAGGCGTCAGGTCTCAAAGCCATCATTGCCATCCACAACACCAATCTGGGCCCAGCGTTGGGCGGGTGCCGGTTTTGGCCATATGCAACGGAGGAAGATGCCTTAAAAGACGTCCTTCGTCTGTCGCGCGGCATGACCTACAAGGCCGCCTTGGCCAATCTGGAATTGGGTGGTGGGAAGGCCGTCATTATAGGTGATTCTCATACAGAAAAAACCCCTGAAAAATTGCGGGCCTTTGGTCGGTTTGTGGAACGCCTCAACGGGCTTTACATCACGGCCGAAGATATGGGGACCTCCCTTCAAGACATGAGCACTATCTTTGAGACAACAACCCATGTTGTGGGGCGTGAAGCCAAAGAAGGGGGAAGCGGAGATCCATCGATTCTAACATCCTTTGGGGTTTTCACAGGAATTCAGTCTTGCGTTTAGTATAAGTTAGGGAAGGAAGACTTGACAGGCGTTCGTATCGCCATTCAAGGGCTCGGTCATGTGGGCATAGACCTCGTCAAGCGTCTTTCTGAGGCTGGCGCCACCTTAGTTTTGACCGACATTAATAAGACGCTCCTTCAAAAGATTGCCGCTCAATATGGCGCTGAAGCCGTTGGCATTAACGACATTTATTCAGCCGACGTTGATGTCTTTGCCCCTTGTGCCCTGGGGGGAATTTTGAATGACAGAACGATCCCGCTTCTGAAGTGCAAAATCGTGGCCGGCTCTGCCAACAATCAACTCGCCGAACCCCATCATGCCAAAGCCCTTGAAGATCGGAACATCTTATACGCTCCAGATTACCTCATCAATTCTGG from Alphaproteobacteria bacterium encodes:
- a CDS encoding YebC/PmpR family DNA-binding transcriptional regulator, which encodes MAGHSQFKNIMYRKGAQDAKRAKMFAKITREIIVSVRGGLPDPNSNPRLRAALSSARAANMPKDNIDRAIKKALGGEDTTHYEEVRYEGFGPGGTAIIVEGLTDNRNRTVSDVRSAFTKYGGTLGETGSVSFMFERIGLIRYPVSVGSYDDVFEAVLEAGAENLETEEEVYEITSTVDSFGSVRDYLGQKYGDPLEAKVIWRPTTTASCDEDAAQTLLKLIDVLEDNDDVQNVYSNGEMSDEVLKKLTA
- the ruvC gene encoding crossover junction endodeoxyribonuclease RuvC gives rise to the protein MTNTVRILGLDPGLRTTGWGIVDSTGNRLAYVAHGVAKSDSGDDLAPRLSQLYQELLKIIDLYSPHEAAVEETFVNKNPASTLKLGMARGIVLLAPAQAGLVVGEYAANRVKKSIVGVGHADKNQVALMVQRLLPSCGVVSADAADALAVAICHAHYRGTAELIARSVAG